One genomic window of Mucilaginibacter sp. SJ includes the following:
- a CDS encoding class I SAM-dependent methyltransferase: protein MTGTASRINEQFAEAAFSNQSAVFDELYSGDTIIAYKRKRVRDHILQYLKPGSNILELNSGTGEDALFFAQKGFKVHATDISKGMQQQLREKVVKYDMQHAVSNELCSYTQLERLNNKGPYDLIFSNFAGLNCTCELEKVLSSFAGLLNPGGTVTLVVLPKFCLWETLLVFKGKFKTAFRRFFSSNGRKAHVEGVYFDCFYYNPSYIKKRLKSDFEVWGIEGVCTIVPPSYIEGFAEKHQRAYKTLARWENRLKATWPFKYVGDYYIISLRKR from the coding sequence ATGACCGGCACCGCATCACGTATAAACGAACAATTTGCCGAGGCTGCATTTAGCAACCAGTCGGCAGTTTTTGATGAATTGTACTCAGGCGACACGATAATTGCTTACAAGCGCAAACGCGTGCGTGATCATATCCTGCAATACCTCAAGCCTGGAAGCAACATCCTTGAACTGAATAGTGGTACCGGTGAAGATGCACTGTTTTTTGCACAAAAAGGATTTAAAGTACATGCTACTGATATTTCAAAAGGGATGCAGCAGCAACTCCGCGAAAAGGTGGTAAAGTATGATATGCAGCATGCGGTAAGCAATGAGCTTTGTTCATATACGCAGCTTGAACGGCTAAACAACAAAGGCCCTTATGATCTGATCTTTTCCAACTTTGCAGGCCTCAATTGTACCTGCGAACTGGAAAAAGTATTGAGTTCATTTGCCGGGCTACTAAATCCGGGAGGCACGGTGACCCTGGTGGTGCTGCCCAAATTCTGCCTTTGGGAAACTTTGCTGGTATTTAAAGGGAAATTTAAAACTGCTTTTCGCCGGTTTTTTAGCAGTAATGGCCGCAAGGCGCATGTTGAAGGCGTATACTTTGATTGCTTCTATTACAACCCATCCTACATTAAAAAACGTTTAAAATCCGACTTTGAGGTATGGGGTATCGAGGGGGTGTGTACCATAGTGCCGCCATCATATATTGAAGGCTTTGCCGAAAAACATCAGCGCGCCTATAAAACACTTGCCCGTTGGGAGAATAGGCTGAAGGCAACCTGGCCGTTTAAGTACGTGGGAGATTATTATATTATTTCGCTGAGGAAAAGGTAA